The Lichenihabitans psoromatis genomic interval ATCGGGTCTGCGGGGCATGGAAGAAGACGAGCTTGTCAGTCATGCAGGGTCATTCCTGTTTGGATCGAGCGATCAGAGACCGTCGAACAGCGCCGTTGAGAGATAACGTTCGGCGAAGGACGGCACGATGACGACGATCCGCTTGCCCTCCATGCCGGGACGCATGCCGATCTCGAGCGCCGCCGCGATCGCGCCGCCCGAGGAAATGCCGACCGGAATGCCCTCGATACGCGCAACATGGCGAGCGGTGTCGAACGATGTCTGATTGCTGACCGTGATCACCTCGTCGATCACGTCGCGGTGCAGAACGTTGGGCACAAAACCCGCGCCGATGCCTTGGATCTTGTGCGGGCCGGGTTGGCCGCCGGAGAGCACGGGCGAATCCTCGGGCTCGACCGCCACGATCTTCACGCCCGGCCTGCGCTGCTTCAGCACCTCGCCGACGCCCGTGATGGTGCCGCCAGTGCCGACCCCCGCTACAAAGACGTCGATATCGCCGTTTGTGTCGGCCCAGATCTCCTCGGCGGTGGTGTGCCGGTGGATGTCGGGATTGGCGGGGTTCTCGAATTGCTGCGGCACGACCGCGCCCGGCGTCGATTCGAAGATGTCCTGTGAGCGTGCGATCGCGCCCTTCATGCCATGCGCGGCGGGCGTGAGCACCAATTCGGCCCCAAGAAGCGCCAGCATTTTGCGGCGTTCGATCGACATCGACTCGGGCATGACCAGGATCAGGCGATAGCCGCGCGCCGCTGCCACAAAAGCCAACGCGATCCCGGTGTTGCCGGATGTCGCCTCGATCAGCGTCGATTGTCCCGGCTTGATGGTGCCGGCCCGTTCGAGCGCGTCGATCATGCTGACGCCGATCCGATCCTTGACGCTCGACATGGGGTTGAAAAATTCGAGCTTGGCGAGGATCTCGGCTTTGCAGCCCTTCTCGGCCGCAAGGCGCTGCAGGCGCACCAACGGCGTGTTGCCGATCGTATCGGTGATGCTGTCGTAGATGCGTCCGCGGCCATAGGTCGGCACCGCCGCCGAGGCGGTGTCGTTGGCCGGAACGGGAGCGGTCGCGAAAGCGGATGACATCGTAGGCTTCCTCCCGGAAAGAACGTGCTTCTGCCGCAGCTTATCGCAAGTTCCGCCCCTTCAACAGCGGCATCCACGCGTAAGCCTCGACCGCCTAGATGTGAAAATCGGCCATGGTGGTCTCGTCGGCATCGATCCCGAGCGCGTCGGCGCGGCGGCACAGGTCTTCGATTGTGGTCTGGTCGAGTCGGTCCAGAAAGGCAGCGGTCGCATCCGCGATCGTCGGTTTGATGACGTCGCCGAGCAGCCTTGATGGGGGCGCCGAATCGATCTTCGGATCCGCTTTCGCGGTGTCGATCGCGCGCGCGATATCGCCGAGGCTGATCCGTCGCCGCTCCCGCGCCAGTTCGTAGCCGCCATGCGGGCCGCGGAGGCTTTTCAGAATGTCCGCGCGCACCAAAATCTGTAGCAGCGACTCGAACTGTCGCGGGGCGACGTCATGGCGCGCTGCGAGCGACTTGGCCGGCAGCGGCTTCGATCGAGCGAGCCGCGCGGTATCCAGCACGGCCGCGATCGCAAAGAGAGTACGCCGCGACAGCATCGGTCAGTCGTCGGCCTTGAAGAGCGTCGAGAGAAGGCCGGTCGACCCGAAGCCCCCCGCGCCACGATGGGTCGCGCCGAGATCCTCGGCGACCACCAGCACGGCCTGTTCGACGCGGGCGAACACCAGTTGGGCGATGCGGGTCCCGCGCTCGATCGGAAAGGGATCGCGGCCGTGATTGACCAGCAGGACCCTGACCTCGCCGCGATAATCGGCATCGATCGTTCCGGGTGCGTTCAGCACCGTGACGCCATGGTTCAGCGCCAGCCCAGAGCGCGGCCGCACCTGCGCCTCGTATCCGTCCGGGATCGCGAGCGACAGGCCGGTCGGCACCAGATCGCGGGCCCCCGGCTCCAGCACCATGGTGACGTGGTCGGGCAAGGCAGCCACAAGATCCATGCCGGCCGCTCCGCCGCTTTGATAGGCCGGAAGCTCCAAACCCTCGGCGTGAGGCAGCCGTTGCACGCGAACATCGATGGTCATGAGAGCGCTTTCATCATCTCTGCGATACGGGCGACCAGCCGCGCCGCGACATCGTCCTTCGACAGTCTGGGCCAGGATTCGATGCCGGTCCGCGTCAGAAGGTGGACCTCGTTCATGTCACCTCCCATAATGCCGCTGTCTGGGCTGACGTCGTTGGCGACAAGGAGATCGCATCCCTTCCGGGCCAGCTTGGCGGCCGCGTGATCGAGCAGGTGGTCCGTTTCAGCCGCAAAGCCGACCACGAGCGTCGGCCGCTCCGTCGTGCGGTGCGCGACGGTGGCGAGAATATCGGGATTTTCCATGAGGCGGAGCAGGGCGGGCTCGTGATCGCCGCGCTGCTTTTTGATTTTGACGGTTTGCGGTTCGGCGGGGCGCCAATCCGCGACGGCGGCCGCCGCCACCAGAATGTCCGACGGCAGAGCCTGCTCGACCGCTGCCAGCATCTGCAAGGCCGTTTCGACATGCACTACCGTCATCCCGGCCGGATCAGGCAGGTCCACCGGCCCGCTCACCAGAACCACCTCGGCACCGGCCGCGGCGGCCGCGATCGCGATCGCGTGGCCCTGCCGGCCGGATGAGCGGTTGGCGAGATAGCGTACGGGATCGACGGGTTCGTGCGTCGGCCCCGAGGTGACGATCACCCGGCGACCTGCAAGCGTCTCATCAGGTGCGCGGACTTTCTCGGGTGGTCGTCCCGTGATGCCGGGCGGGAGCGCCACCGCCGTGTCATGGCCGAGGGCGGCATCGATGGCGAGCATGATATCGAGCGGTTCGGCGAGCCGGCCCGGCCCATATTCGCCGCACGCCATGCTGCCCTCGGTTGGACCGACGAACATGACGCCGTCGCGCCGCAATTGATCGACGTTGCGGAGCGTCGCGGGATGCAGCCACATGCGGAGGTTCATGGCGGGTGCGACCAGCACACTCTTGTCGGTCGCGAGCAGTACAGTGGTGGCGAGATCGTCGACGATGCCATGCGCCATCTTGGCCAGGAGATTGGCGGTCGCCGGTGCCACGACGATCAGGTCGGCGTCGCGCGAGAGCTGGATGTGGCCCATCTCGGCTTCGTCCGTGAGCGAAAAGAGATCGGTGAAGACTTTGTCGCCCGTGACGCTGCCGACCGACAGGGGCGTGACGAAATGATGGGCCGCCGGGGTCATGACGGCGCGCACCTTGGCTCCCGCTCGGGCGAGATGACGCGCGAGCTCGAGGCATTTATAGGCCGCGATGCCGCCGCCGATCACCAGGAGAATACGTTTGCCGGGGAGGTTTGAGGCGTTGGTCAAGGCCGGGCTCCGGGGCGAGGGTCCCTGTTGGCTATACTCCGACTGAAGCACGAAAGGAATGCGAGCTTGATCGCTCCGGCGATCGTCGAGCGCCGCGTGTCGAATTAAGCGCCCCTCGACGGGGAGCGCATGTCTTCGCGCGGCGAAAACCCATTCAGCCGCAGCGCATCCGACAGATCGTGAGCGTCGGTCACGCGCCGTCCGCGACGACGCAGCGAGCGGAGCAAGGCCGCGTCCGGGAACGGGCAATAGGGTAGTCTCGGAACGAGGCGGCCTGGCGGCATGCCGTCACGCGCGATCGTCGCGAGCACATGATCGAGCAGCTTCCGTCCGCGCTCGTGCAGCAGCACGGATGCGCCCGACGCGCTGGTGCCCGCCGGCAGTGTCGCAGCTTCCTGCTCGAGGATGGCGCCTGCATCGATGTCGGCGACGAGACGATGAACAGTGACACCGAAGGCTTGGGGGTCTTCGGCCAAAGAATGGACGGTCGGAACCGGCCCGCGATGGCGCGGCAACAGGCTGGGATGCACGTTCACACCGCCGAGCGGCGCCAACGTCAGCGTCGCTGCCGAGAAAATCTGGTCAAAATGAAATGAGACGATGAGGTCGGGGCGATGCGCCGCGAAAGCGTCCGCAACCTCGACGCCATTGACGTCGTCGACCCGCATGACCGGAATGCCATGCCGCTCGCAGAGAGTTCGCAGTGGTGTGCCCGAGACCGGTATGGGCTTTGGTGCGAAGCGGCCAAGCAGCGGAAAAAGCGCGTTCGACAGATCCGGCAAGCCGAAGTTGACGATCAGATAGGGCAGAATGCTCAGGCCCGAGCGGCGCACGTGCCGCCCGATTTGCCCGAACAAGCCGCCGGCCTTCGGTCGCTCGGCATTGGACAGACCGACGAAGGCGATCTCGGCCGCATGATCGACCAGAAATTGCCGCACCGCTCGTGCGTTGGGCAAGGCTTCCAAAACGAACAGGGCCAAGCGCGGCGGCGACACCGCGCTAGAACAGCCAGTGCAGCATCAGCGCGATGCCGATGAGCCACAACGCGCCGGTCATCCACCCGAACCGCCCGGCCTGCGCTTTGGCAAGCGCCTCCAAGCTTTCACCCGAAAGGCCGATGCCCTTGTCGAAGCTGGTTTCCAGCGACGATAGGATGCGTTCACCGCGTACGAGAACGTCGGGCAACGCGAGGGAGGCTCGCGCAAGGCTCATCACGCTGGCGCCCGCATCCTGCAGCTTGCCGAGCGGGCCGAGGTTTTCCTCGATCCAACTCCGCACGACGGGTTCGGACGTCGCCCAGAGATCGAGGCGGGGGTCGAGTTTGCGCGCCACGCCTTCGACCACCACCATGGTCTTCTGCAGCATCACGAGCTCGATCCGGGTGTGCATATCGAACAGGGCCGTGATCTCGAACAGCAGAGTCAGTAGCTTGGCCATCGAGATCTGGTCGGCCGTGCGGGAATGGATCGGCTCGCCGATGGCCCGTATGGCTTGCGCGAAATCGGCCACGCGATGGGTGCGCGGCACATAGCCGGCCTGGAAATGCACCTCCGCGACCCGGTTGTAGTCGCGCGTGATGAAGCCATAGAGGATCTCGGCGAGGAAGCGCCGCTCCTTCGGGCCGAGCCGTCCCATAATGCCGAAATCCACCGCGACGAGCTTGCCGTCGTGGTCGGCGAATAGATTGCCCTGATGCATATCGGCGTGAAAGAAGCCGTCCCGCATCGCATGGCGCAGGAAGCTCTGGATCACGACGCGACCGAGCGAGGGAAGGTCGAGCCCACGGGCTTCGAGGCCCGCCATGTCGGACAGCGAGGTTCCGTCGATCCATTCGAGTGTGAGAACTTCCTTCGCGGTTAGGTTCCAATCAATACGCGGCACCCGGAAATCCGGATCGGCCGCCGCATTCTCCCCGAATTCCGATGCCGCAGCGGCTTCAAGACGGAAATCCATCTCCATCGTGACGCTGCGGGCCAGCGTGTCGACGACCTCGACCGGCTTCAGGCGACGGGCGTCCGGAAGCCAGCGCTCCGCGAGACGGGCGGCGAAATACATGTCGGAAATATCGCGACGGAACAGGCGCTCGACGCCAGGCCGAAGCACTTTGACGGCGACATCGCGCTCGCCGTCCTGATTGCGGAGCCGGGCTCGATGGACCTGGGCGATCGAGGCGGCGGCCATGGGCTCGCTGAGCGAGACGAACAAGCTGTCGATCGGTTGGCCGAACGCCGCCTCGATGATCGCGACCGACACCGCGCGTGGGAAAGGCGCAACTCGATCCTGCAACGATTCCAGCGCCATGACGGCTCCGGCCCCGACCACATCGGGACGGGTGGCCAGAAACTGGCCGAGCTTGATATAGGACGGACCAAGCCGCTGAATCGCGACCGCGAGGCGGCTCATGCCGACTCCGACGTTCTTGCGCGCGATCAGTCGCGCAACGGCAAGCGGCAAACGGGCTTCGATCGGCACGAGGCGCGGATCAATGCCGGAAAACACGCCCTCGCGCGCCAGGACGTAGACGGCGCGAAGCAGCCGGAGCAGATGGCCTATGGCGGCGAACATCGGGGTCTAGAGCTTCCAGGCCGAGTGGATGGCGACGACACCGCCCGTGAGACGCGTCACCGATACGCGCCGGAACCCGGCGGTCTCGATCATTTCGGCAAACGTGTCGGGGCTGGGAAAGCGGCGGATCGATTCGACCAGGTAGCGATAGGGCTCGGCATCCCCGGCCACGATCTTGCCCATGGCCGGAATGGCCTTGAACGAGAAGGCGTCATAGATCCGGTCGAGCCCGGGCACGTCGACCGAGGAGAATTCCAGGCAGAGAAAATGACCGCCGCGTTTCAGAACGCGATAGGCTTCGGCGAGCGCGAGTGGGATGCGCGGCACGTTGCGGATGCCGAACGCGATCGTATAGGCGTCGAAGTGATTGTCGGGCAGCGGCAGTTCTTCGGCATTGCCGGTCACGAAGCGCATTTCGCCCGGAATGTCGCGCTTTGCGGCGCGGTCGCGACCGACGTCGAGCATGGCCGGGTTGATGTCCAGCACCGTCACTTCGGTCAGCGCGCCGCCGGCCGATGCCACGCGGAACGCGATATCACCGGTGCCACCCGCGACATCGAGATGCCGGAAGGCCGCCGTGCGTGAGGGTTTGACCTGCGCCGCAAAGACGTTTTTCCACGCCCGATGCAGACCGCCGGACATGAGATCATTCATGATATCGTAGCGGTTCGCGACCGTGTTGAACACGTCATCGACGAGCCGCTGCTTGTCGCCGACCGTCACGTCCGAAAAGCCGAAATGCGTGTTGTCCGCACTGTCTGGCTTGGGAAATTCGGAGTGTGCGACTTCCATGGATTCGTCCTTTGGTGCGTCATGTCCGGCGCGGCCGGACCATAGAGCAGGTCCGGGGCGAACGAAATCGCCAATTCAGCAAATAGCGCGTCGCGACGCTCCCGCGCAAAGGCCCTCTGGCGCGAGCGGTGCGGCATGGTTACGTGTGCGCATCAATCGATCAGCAGCCGAGGCCGATGCCCGAACTTCCCGAAGTCGAAACCGTGCGTCGCGGCCTTGCCGGCGCGATGGAAGGCGAGGTGCTCGCCCGTGTCACCCTGAACCGGCCGGATCTTCGGTTTCCATTCCCGCCATCCTTCATCGAGCGTCTCCAGGGCCGCCGTCTGATCTCGATGGGGCGCCGTGCCAAATATCTGCTGGCCGAACTCGACGATGGGCTCCTGCTCGCCATGCATCTTGGCATGACCGGCTCGTTTCGGGTTCGGGCGCCCGGAGCAGGCAGCCCCGATACAGTGACGAGCCATTATTACCACGAGCGCAACGCCGAGAGCCTGCACGATCATGTGCGGTTCGATCTCGGCAGCGGCATGACGATCACGTATAACGATCCGCGGCGCTTCGGATTTATGACATTGGTTGAGCCGGGCGGCCTCGACAGCCATCCGCTGTTTCGCGGCATCGGGGTCGAGCCGCTGTCCAACGCCTTCGACGGCGCGACACTGAGCCGATTGATGGCCGGCAAAAGCACGCCGCTGAAGGCGGCGCTCCTCGACCAGACTCTCATCGCGGGGCTTGGCAATATCTACGTCTGCGAATCGCTGCACCGCGCGCGGTTGTCGCCGCGCCGCATGGCAGGAACGCTGGCCCGAAAAGATGGTGGCCCGACTGCGCGAGCCGAGCGCCTATCCACGATGATCCGCGACGTGCTGAACGAAGCAGTCGAGGCCGGCGGCTCATCATTGCGGGATTACCGCCACACCGATGGGGCATTGGGCACGTTCCAGCACGGCTTCCGAGCCTATGACCGCGAAGGCGAACCCTGCACGACCCCGAGTTGTCGGGGTATGATCCGGCGGATCGTGCAGTCCGGCCGGTCCACCTTCTTCTGCGCCGAGTGCCAGCGCTAGACGAGACGCTCTCCGTTGATCGGCGTTGACAAGGGCGCCGTCGCGCCCGAAACCTGCGCCGGTCATTGAGAGGCGTTCCATGCAGCACGACGAACTCCGAGGCATCATCGAGCAGGCGTTCGAGGATCGCGCATCGGTCGGATCACACACCACGGGCGCGGTCCGAGAGGCGGTCGACACCGCGCTTGCCTTGCTGGATCAGGGGCGCCTGCGGGTTGCCGAGCGCGATCCGGCCAAGTCCGGCCGTGACGCCTGGAGCGTGAACCAGTGGCTCAAGAAGGCCGTGCTTCTGTCGTTCCGCCTGAACAACATGGTTTTGATCTCGGGTGGGCCCGGTGAGTCGTCGTGGTACGACAAAGTGGCGTCGAAGTTCGACGGCTGGGATGCCGGTCGCTTCGCCGAAGCCGGCTTTCGCGCCGTGCCGAATTGTGTCGTGCGCCATTCGGCCCACATCGCCCGGAACGTCATTCTCATGCCGTCCTTCGTCAACCTCGGGGCCTATGTCGACGAGGGCACGATGGTCGATACGTGGGTGACGGTCGGCTCCTGCGCGCAGATCGGCAAGAACGTGCATCTGTCGGGCGGCGTTGGCATCGGCGGCGTGCTCGAGCCGCTACAGGCGAACCCGACTATCATCGAGGACGATTGCTTTATCGGCGCGCGATCCGAGGTCGTCGAGGGCGTCGTGGTCGGGCAGGGCTCCGTCCTGTCGATGGGCGTGTTCCTGTCGGCCTCGACCAAGATCATCGACCGCGCGACCGGGCAGATCCATGTCGGTTACGTGCCGCCCTATTCGGTCGTCGTGTCGGGCAATCTGCCCGGCAAGCCGCTGCCGGATGGATCGGCCGGCCCGTCGCTTTATTGCGCCGTCATCGTCAAGACCGTGGATGCACAGACCCGCTCCAAGACGGCCATCAACGACCTCTTGAGAGATTGATGTCCGAGACCGAGCGCCACACGTTCTTCTTCCTGTTCCGCACCGACAAGGGGCTGATTGGGCGTTCGACGTGGTGGCGCGGGACCGTGCCGCTCACCATCTTGGCCGTGGTCGGCACGATGATCTGGATCATCCTGCGTCCCTACGCGCATCATGATCTGGCGCAGGAGCAGTTCCTGGCTCCCATGACGATCCTGGCCTACGCTTACCTCATCCTATTCGCCTTCGCTGTCCTCCTGATCGCGATCTGTGAGTATAATCTCAGCGCCAAGCGCTTTCGCGCGCGCGGGCGTCCCGCTTCGCTCGCTGGTCTCTTGCCGCTCAGCCTGCTGGTCGGCAGCGCCGCCATCTGGTTCATTCCGCGATCATTCGATAGCCTGCCTGACTGGTCAGCCCCCGTCATCGTCGCCTTGATGACGGCGGTTGCGCTGTGGAATGCCATTGAATTGGGCGTTCTGAACGATCGTCCCTCGTCATGAGCCTCTCGCGTGCCGTCGACCTCACGCAACGTCTTCTGCGCTGTCAGTCCGTTACGCCCAACGACGGCGGAGCCTTGCCGTTGCTGGCCGATATGCTGCGCGACGCCGGGTTCACGGTCGATCTCGTCTCTTTTTCGGGTTCAGGCGAAGCCGAGATCCTCAATCTCTATGCGCGGATCGGAACGGTTAGCCCCTGCCTCGTCTTCGCGGGCCATACCGATGTGGTCCCGCCCGGCAATCCGGCGGCGTGGCGGTTCGACCCTTTCTCAGGCGAGATCGCCGACGGTATGATCTGGGGGCGGGGCGCCTGCGACATGAAAGGCGGCGTCGCAGCATCGATTGCGGCAGCGCTCGATCATGTGGAAGGGGCGGGGGCGCCCAAGGGCTCGATTGCCTTTCTAATCACGGGCGACGAGGAAGGCCCCGCCATCAACGGAACCGTCAAATTGCTCGACTGGGTAATGGCCCGCGGGGAACGTTTCGACGCCTGCGTGCTCGGCGAGCCGACCAACCCAAACGCGCTCGGCGATATGGTGAAAATTGGTCGCCGCGGTTCACTGACGGGCGAGATCGTGGTTCACGGCCGCTTGGGTCACGTGGCCTATCCGCATCTCGCCAGCAATCCGATCCCGCCCCTGTTGCGAATCCTTGTGGCGCTCACCGACGCACCACTCGACAAGGGAACCTCGAGTTTCGACGCCTCGAACCTGGAAGTCGTGACGGTCGATACGGGCAATCCATCCACCAATGTGATCCCGGCGGAAGCGCGAGCGCGGTTCAATATCCGCTTCAACGATCGCTGGACGCCCGAAACACTCCGGGCCGAGGTCCAGATGCGGGTCGACACCGCGAGCGCCGGTGCCGATGTGTCACTCGATTTCATGCCGTGCAACGCTTTGGCGTTTTTGACCGGGCCTGGACGCTTTACGACCCTCGTAGCCGACGCCGTCGAGGCGGAGACCGGTCTGCGCCCGGTGCTGTCGACCACGGGCGGAACATCCGACGCCCGATTCATCTCTGCCCATTGCCCGGTGGTCGAGTTCGGGCTGGTGGGACGCACGATGCATGCGATCGATGAGCGGGTCGCGATTGCCGATATCGACCGTCTCACCGCCGTTTACGGTCGAATCATCACGTCGTTTCTCACCTAAAAAAGGAAGTGGGGCAGGCGCGACCCGCTCCACTTCTGGACCACGCGCTCTGGGGGTCGGCTTAGCAGCGCGATGGCGAGAATTCGCAATAATCGTGGCGGCTCTGACGAAGTTCTTCGGCCCCGGCGCTGCCCGGCGGATAGCGGTTAAAGTCGAAGCCACCGCCGTAGGGGTTCGTGCCGCTGTTGGTTTCGTAATTGGGGCCGTAGACGGCACCATTGTCATAACCATAGCCGCTGGGGCGGTGACCAAACGCCTGTTGGATCGTCACGATGCGCGCGTTGCGATCGACCGAATAGTCGATATCGGACGCCATTGCGGATTGAGCAACGGACGACAGAAAAAGCGCTGCCGCAACGGTGGCGCCGGCGAGAAAAAAGCTCTTGTGCATCGAAAGCTCCGTGCCGGCAGAGCCGGCCATCATCTTGACTGATATGCGAAGAAAACGGGCGGCCCGCCGTGGAGTTCCGGACGCGGCTCGCGGCGCGGCGTCGCGTCCCGTAAATCGAGCGATAAGGCATCGATCCTGCATGCGATGGCTGGACAATCGAGCCGTCGTCACAGCAAATCGGGCGCGTCGGATTGGGGAGAAACAAACATGAAGCGGATGGTTGGTGCGGGTCTCGTGCTCGCGGGATTGCTGATGGGCGCGACGACGGCTCAGGCCGATGACACGAAGGTGGCGATCGGGATTTCGGGCTGGACCGGGTTCGGCCCGCTGACGCTCGCGAAAGAGGTCGGCATCTTCAAGAAGCACGGCCTCGACGTGACCTTGCCGAAGATCCCGCAAGCGAGCCGCTCGCTCGCCATGGCGTCGGGCTCCATCCAATGCGCCGCAACCACGGTCGAAACCTGGATCGTCTGGAACGCCAACGGCGTCCCGGCGCGCGAGATCGTGCAACTCGACAAGTCCTATGGGGCCGATGGCATCGTCGCACGCGGCGACATCAAGACCATCAAGGATCTGAAAGGGAAGGCTGTGGCGGCCTCGTCGCCTGGGACGACGCCCTATTTCACGCTGGCCTGGTTCCTCAACGCTAACGGCATGACCCTGAAGGACGTGAAGGTCGTCAATCTCGAACCCGGTCCTGCCGCGCAGGCTTTTCTCGCCGGTCAGAACGATGCGGCCGTGACCTACGAGCCTTATTTATCGGCGGTGCGCGATAAGCCGGATGCGGGCCACATTCTCGCGACGACGCTCGATTATCCAATGATTCTCGACACGCTCGGCTGTACGCCCAAATTCCTCGATGATAATCCGACCGCCGCAAAGGCGCTCGTCGACAGCTATTTCGAGGCGCTGGATTACATCAAGGCCAATGAGAAAAAATCGTTCGAGATCATGGGCGCCGACGTCAAGCAATCGGGTGACGAATTCGCCGATTCGGCCAAATATCTGCGCTGGGCCGACCGCGCATCGAACACCACATTCTTCGGCAGCGAATTTGGCAAATTCTCGGACACGGCCGCCGACCTCTTGATCCAGGTCGGCACCATCTCCGACAAGCCCGACATGAAGATGTTGTTCGACCCGCGTCCGCTCGGCCTGAAATGATCGGATTGACCCCGTCGTGTCGAGGGGCTGCCTGATCCATGGCACGCCCCTTTACGCCGATTGGACAGCCCGCGCGCATTGCGCTCGGACTGTCTTTTTTCATCCTTTTCTTTGCTGTCTGGGCGTTCTTCACGCTCGGCGGCTTCGTGTCGAAGACGTTCCTGGCCGACCCGCTGTCGATGCTGCGGGACGGCTACGTGTTGATCACGCGGTTCGATTTCATGACCGATATCGGCATGACGGTGTGGCGCGTGGTCGGCGGTTTCGTCATCGCTACGCTTGTGGCGGTGCCGCTCGGCATTGCCATGGGGGCCTATAAGCCGGTCGAGGCGCTTCTCGAGCCGTTCGTGTCCTTCGCGCGCTAC includes:
- the dapE gene encoding succinyl-diaminopimelate desuccinylase, which produces MSLSRAVDLTQRLLRCQSVTPNDGGALPLLADMLRDAGFTVDLVSFSGSGEAEILNLYARIGTVSPCLVFAGHTDVVPPGNPAAWRFDPFSGEIADGMIWGRGACDMKGGVAASIAAALDHVEGAGAPKGSIAFLITGDEEGPAINGTVKLLDWVMARGERFDACVLGEPTNPNALGDMVKIGRRGSLTGEIVVHGRLGHVAYPHLASNPIPPLLRILVALTDAPLDKGTSSFDASNLEVVTVDTGNPSTNVIPAEARARFNIRFNDRWTPETLRAEVQMRVDTASAGADVSLDFMPCNALAFLTGPGRFTTLVADAVEAETGLRPVLSTTGGTSDARFISAHCPVVEFGLVGRTMHAIDERVAIADIDRLTAVYGRIITSFLT
- a CDS encoding ABC transporter substrate-binding protein translates to MKRMVGAGLVLAGLLMGATTAQADDTKVAIGISGWTGFGPLTLAKEVGIFKKHGLDVTLPKIPQASRSLAMASGSIQCAATTVETWIVWNANGVPAREIVQLDKSYGADGIVARGDIKTIKDLKGKAVAASSPGTTPYFTLAWFLNANGMTLKDVKVVNLEPGPAAQAFLAGQNDAAVTYEPYLSAVRDKPDAGHILATTLDYPMILDTLGCTPKFLDDNPTAAKALVDSYFEALDYIKANEKKSFEIMGADVKQSGDEFADSAKYLRWADRASNTTFFGSEFGKFSDTAADLLIQVGTISDKPDMKMLFDPRPLGLK